Below is a genomic region from Planctomycetota bacterium.
GCGTGTGCCCACTCGATCGGCACCGAGGACAACGGCATCCACGTCGGCCTCGACGACGACTGGCCTGAAACGTCGCAGCGCGTGCAGTGGTGCGCCGGCAAGGGTGCGTGGACCTGGTCGAGCAACCAGCGCGTCCCCGACAATCACTGCGGCGATCCGCTGACGATCTGGCTCGACATCGACGAGCCGGGCGTGCGGACGGTGACAATTTCCATGCGCGAGGACGGCGTCGAACTCGACCGGTTCCTGCTGACCCGCGATGCGGAGTTCGACCCGGCGACGGATCTGGCCGACTGATGTCCAACCCAATGCAACGCATCCTGATCGTCGGCCCCTGTGGTGCGGGCAAGAGCACGCTGGCCATCCAACTCGGGCAGCGAACCGGCCTGCCGGTACATCACATGGATCGCCTGCACTGGAAGCCCGGCTGGGTCGAGTCGAGCCGCGAGGAACTGCGCGAAAAACTCACCGCGATCGTCGCCGGCAATCGCTGGATCATCGACGGCAACTACAGCTCGAGCTTCGACCTGCGCCTGCCACGCGCCGACACAATCGTCTGGCTCGACTACCCGCCACGGCTCTACCGCTGGCGCGTCCTCAAACGTCACATCGTCGGCCGCTTCCGCCAACGAACCGACATCACCGAAGGCTGTGTCGAGAAGTTCGACCCGGAGTTCATGCGCTACGTCTGGCGCTTCCACAGAGACCGTCGGCCGGAGTTGGTGAAAGTCATGAACGCACTGCCGGCGGAGATGGCGTTGCACCATTTCCGCCGGCCGCGCGAATCGAAAGCGTGGC
It encodes:
- a CDS encoding isopentenyl transferase family protein, which codes for MSNPMQRILIVGPCGAGKSTLAIQLGQRTGLPVHHMDRLHWKPGWVESSREELREKLTAIVAGNRWIIDGNYSSSFDLRLPRADTIVWLDYPPRLYRWRVLKRHIVGRFRQRTDITEGCVEKFDPEFMRYVWRFHRDRRPELVKVMNALPAEMALHHFRRPRESKAWLNAVAAM